The window TCACCAACCTCACCCACGACCACCTCGACGACTACGAGACCATGGACGTCTACTACGCCGCCAAGCGGGAGCTGTTCCAGCCCGACCGCGCCCGGCGCGGTGTCGTGATGGTCGACGGCGACTGGGGCGGCCGGCTCGCGCAGGAGTCGCGCATCCCGATCACCACGATCGCCACCGACCCGGCGGCCGACGCGGAGTGGACGCTGACGATCGACGAGGAGCGCCCGGAGCGCACCACGTTCACCCTGCGCGGCCCCGACCACCGCACGCTGACGACCTCGGTGCCGCTGCTCGGCGCCTACATGGCGGCCAACGCGGCCCTCGCCATCGTGATGCTGGTGGAGTCGGGCTTCGACCTCGACGCCATCGCGCACGCGCTGAACATCGCGCACGACGCCGAGGGCACCGAGATCCACGACGACGGCTTCGTCGCGGGCATCGACGTGTACATCCCGGGCCGGGCCGAGAAGGTCTCCGGCGAGTCGGGCCCCATCGTCTACATCGACTACGGCCACAGCCCCGACGCGTTCACCTCGACGCTCGAGTCGATCCGCCGCGTCTCCGACGGCCGCGTCATCATGCTGTTCGGCGCCGACGGCGACCGCGACCCCTCCAAGCGCGAGGAGATGGGCGCGATCGCGGCCCGGCTGGCGGATGCGGTGGTCGTCACCGACTTCCACCCCCGCTTCGAAGACCCCGCCTCCATCCGCGCCGCGCTGATCGCCGGGGCGAAGAGGGCGGTGCCCGACCGCGAGATCCACGAGGTGCCCGACCCGCGGGCCGCCTTCCGCACGGCGCTCTCCCTCGCGGGCGAGGGCGACGTCATCCTCTACGCCGGCCCCGGTCACGAGGACTACCACGAGGTCGCGGGGGAGCGCATCCCCTACTCGGCCCGCGACGACGCGCGCAGTGCGCTGCACGAACACGGATGGCTCTGACGACATGCTCGATCTCACACTGACCGAGATCGCGGAGGCGCTCCAGGGCGAACTCGTGATCACCGACGCGGCCGCCGACGCCGGGTACTCCCCGGCGACGGTGGTGAACGGCACCGTCGACACCGACTCCCGGCTGATCGGCGAGGGTGACGTCTTCGTCGCCAAGCGCGGCGAGTTCGACGACGGCCACCGCTTCGTCGGCGCCGCCGTGGAGTCCGGCGCCGCCCTCGTGGTGGTCGAGCACGCCTTCGCGGACGCCGAGCGCGAGGCGGGCCGGCAGCTGCCCGTCGCCCAGATCGTCGTCGACGACTCGGTGATCGCTCTGGGCCACTTCGCCACGGACGTCGTGAGCCGGGTGCGTGCATCCGGAAACCTGAAGATCGTCGGCATCACGGGGTCGAACGGCAAGACGACCACCAAGAACCTGCTGCGCGCCGTGCTCGAGCGCGTCGGCGAGACCGTCGCCCCGCGCGACTCGTTCAACAACGAGGTGGGTGCGCCGCTGACCATGCTGA of the Herbiconiux flava genome contains:
- a CDS encoding Mur ligase family protein — its product is MADRGSSALRPEHPIERSLPHLVEEFGLEQRGLPVSEVVSGITLSSHDVVPGDLYVGLAGKRHHGARFAEAAREAGAVAILTDDEGAEIAADAGLPIIVTPEPRLALGELAAWIYRTREEPPTMFGVTGTNGKTSVAYLLEAILRQLGVVAGISTTAERRIGDEVIVSKLTTPEATEIHAMLARMREADVRSVVLEVSAQAITQHRVDGIVFDVVGFTNLTHDHLDDYETMDVYYAAKRELFQPDRARRGVVMVDGDWGGRLAQESRIPITTIATDPAADAEWTLTIDEERPERTTFTLRGPDHRTLTTSVPLLGAYMAANAALAIVMLVESGFDLDAIAHALNIAHDAEGTEIHDDGFVAGIDVYIPGRAEKVSGESGPIVYIDYGHSPDAFTSTLESIRRVSDGRVIMLFGADGDRDPSKREEMGAIAARLADAVVVTDFHPRFEDPASIRAALIAGAKRAVPDREIHEVPDPRAAFRTALSLAGEGDVILYAGPGHEDYHEVAGERIPYSARDDARSALHEHGWL